TATCATGTGATCAATTACAACGCAACCGATGGTTCCGTAAAACAAAAGAAGACCGCACAGGGTTATTCGGATGCGTCCGCCTGGGCACGCGGACAGGCATGGGGACTATACGGATTCACCGTAATGTACCGCGCCACAAAAGATAAGAAATACCTGGAGCAGGCGGAACACATCGCCGATTTTATCCTGAACCATCCTAATCTTCCTGCCGATAAAATTCCTTACTGGGACTTTAACGCACCCGATATCCCCAAAGCATTACGCGATGCTTCCGCCGGAGCCGTAATGGCCGCCGCTTTCATGGAATTGTACAAATACACCGGGAAGGAGAAAGCAAAAACATATTACAATGCAGGTGAAACCATGATCCGCTCACTTTCAGCCGCGCCATACAATGCAGCGCCCGGTACCAATGGCGGATTTATCCTGCAGCACAGTGTCGGGCATATTCCTCAGGGAACAGAAGTGGACGTGCCGCTCACGTATGCGGATTATTATTATGTTGAAGCGATGAAACGCTATAAAGAAAACAGGTAATGAAACAACTGCTTGCCATATCGCTGTGCTTCGTTGCGTGGAATGCGGGCGCACAGGTGAAAAAGAACATCAATCTTAACCCCATTATTCCGGATAATATTGCCGACCCTTCATTGGTGATGTTCCGTGATACATTTTATATGTATGCCACCACCGATGTGGACCATGGTCTTGCAAAGGGAGGACCTCCTGTCGTTTGGAAGTCTGTGGATTTTAAAAACTGGAGCTTTGAAGGTGTATTGGAGATGGGCATGGATTGGAGCAAAGGTTATGCCTATACGAACGAAAAGGGTGAACAGCGAACGGGTTATTTCCGCTACTGGGCACCCGGAAAACCCATCCGGCGGAAGGACAGGTTTTATCTTTTTCCAACCATCGTTACACCCGACGACAAGGTGGGTACCTACGTGGTGGAATCGGATAACCCCGCAGGGCCGTTCCGCTTCATCAATGGAGACGGCGTTCATTTTCCTGCAAAAGACACCGATGCAAAACCCATTGTGAATGATATTGATGGTGAGCCATTCGTAGATGTGGATGGCAGAACCTATATCTTCTGGCGCCAGCGTCAGGCAGTGGAAGTGAGCGACGACCTCCAGCGGCAGGTAAGTAAGGTGATTACCGTTCCAACCCTTCATGGCGCCTATTCGGAAGGACCGGGCATGTTCAGGCGGAAGGATATTTACTATTATTTCTACACGCAATCAGGCGATGCGAGTTATGCCAACGCCTACATGATGAGCCGCAAGACATCTTTGGATGGGTTTGAAGTGCCTTCCGGTAAGAACATATTCATCCGTTCAGATACGGCTACGGGCGTATGGGGCCCGGGGCATGGAAACGTATTTCAACTGCCGGGAAAAGATGAATTCGTTTTTGTTTACCTGGAATACGGCGAAGGCGGAACAACAAGGCAGGTATTCGCGAACAGGATGGTGTTCAATGCGGATGGTACCATACAACCGGTAATCCCAGATTTTAAAGGCGTGGATATTTTCCCTTCAAAAAGAAAAGCGACGGCTAACCCCTTTTCCGGAGCGGTTGTAACGGCTTCGTCTATACGAAAGGATCGTATCGTGAAAGGTACCATCGCCCCCGATCCCGATCTTGCCC
The Parasegetibacter sp. NRK P23 DNA segment above includes these coding regions:
- a CDS encoding family 43 glycosylhydrolase, with translation MKQLLAISLCFVAWNAGAQVKKNINLNPIIPDNIADPSLVMFRDTFYMYATTDVDHGLAKGGPPVVWKSVDFKNWSFEGVLEMGMDWSKGYAYTNEKGEQRTGYFRYWAPGKPIRRKDRFYLFPTIVTPDDKVGTYVVESDNPAGPFRFINGDGVHFPAKDTDAKPIVNDIDGEPFVDVDGRTYIFWRQRQAVEVSDDLQRQVSKVITVPTLHGAYSEGPGMFRRKDIYYYFYTQSGDASYANAYMMSRKTSLDGFEVPSGKNIFIRSDTATGVWGPGHGNVFQLPGKDEFVFVYLEYGEGGTTRQVFANRMVFNADGTIQPVIPDFKGVDIFPSKRKATANPFSGAVVTASSIRKDRIVKGTIAPDPDLARTTKGLSTLKVERTATYLPAHTVDGSNGTRWRAETNDIKPWIQYDLGKVKRIGTIEMFFVFPAYGHAWYLEKSNDGKIWTRCATQETVAVRSPHLAKNIGKARFIRICVTEGEPGIWEIKHKP